From a region of the Castanea sativa cultivar Marrone di Chiusa Pesio chromosome 10, ASM4071231v1 genome:
- the LOC142612698 gene encoding zinc finger protein ZAT9 has product MERHKCKLCSRAFANGRALGGHMKAHLATLPLPPKPQQLVTTEPTTESASSSSSSSSGEEQEEQQRQREAEEKALVYGLRENPKKSFRLADPEFSFAVDAGSVVQDRESETESKNPTRRRSKRNRKPFITEGHLSQSQSFELKKPKLTNPSLVESPTEPEPVSSVSDTSPEEDVAMCLMMLSRDIWMRNDEEEHQQQGKEVQRSVKTKVKEAEEVEEIKIKKVRGKHRCEKCSKTFRSFQALGSHKTICYRDEQGNDANGRIFECPYCDKVFGSGQALGGHKRSHLLGSSTTTAHVAVSATLKVETNVIDLNLPAPAEEDDFSVVSDA; this is encoded by the coding sequence ATGGAGAGGCACAAATGCAAGCTTTGCTCTAGGGCGTTTGCTAATGGCAGAGCTTTGGGTGGTCACATGAAGGCTCACTTGGCAACTCTGCCTCTTCCTCCAAAGCCACAGCAACTCGTTACTACTGAGCCTACTACTGAGTCagcctcatcttcatcttcatcttcttcaggtgaagaacaagaagagcAACAAAGGCAGAGAGAAGCTGAGGAGAAGGCTTTAGTTTATGGGTTGAGGGAGAATCCCAAGAAAAGTTTCAGACTTGCAGATCCTGAGTTCTCTTTTGCAGTTGATGCTGGGTCTGTGGTACAGGACAGAGAGAGCGAGACCGAGTCAAAGAACCCAACTCGGAGACGATCCAAGCGAAATCGGAAACCGTTTATAACAGAGGGTCATCTGAGTCAGAGTCAGAGCTTTGAATTGAAGAAGCCCAAGTTGACAAATCCAAGTTTGGTTGAGTCTCCAACCGAGCCAGAACCGGTGAGTTCCGTGTCTGATACTTCTCCTGAAGAAGATGTTGCTATGTGCCTCATGATGCTTTCTAGGGATATATGGATGagaaatgatgaagaagaacatcaacaacaaggtaaagAAGTACAAAGATCGGTTAAGACTAAGGTCAAGGAAGCAGAGGAAGTTGAGGAAATCAAAATTAAGAAGGTTCGAGGGAAGCATCGGTGTGAGAAATGTAGTAAAACTTTTCGATCTTTTCAAGCTTTGGGTAGTCACAAAACCATTTGTTATAGAGATGAGCAAGGTAATGATGCTAATGGTAGAATCTTTGAATGCCCATATTGTGACAAAGTGTTTGGGTCTGGTCAAGCACTTGGTGGCCACAAGAGatctcatcttttgggttcTTCAACCACTACTGCTCATGTTGCTGTAAGTGCTACCTTGAAAGTTGAGACCAATGTGATAGATCTCAACTTGCCTGCTCCAGCTGAAGAAGATGATTTTAGTGTGGTCTCTGACGCATAA